A window from Mangifera indica cultivar Alphonso chromosome 2, CATAS_Mindica_2.1, whole genome shotgun sequence encodes these proteins:
- the LOC123197870 gene encoding peroxiredoxin-2E-2, chloroplastic — MASTLTFSRFLSSAAFAATATTTTSTKASLIPPKAVSFLSRPLKHSLPRHFSKPLTLSFTKSAPTTAAISLGDKLPDATLSYFDPAGELQTTTISSLTAGKKAILFAVPGAFTPTCSQKHLPGFVEKSAELKAKGVDTIACISVNDAFVMRAWKENLGIKDEVLLLSDGNGQFTKAIGCELDLSDKPVGLGIRSRRYAILAEDGIVKVLNLEEGGEFTLSGAEDMLKVL; from the coding sequence ATGGCCTCCACTCTCACCTTCTCCCGTTTTCTCTCCTCCGCTGCTTTCGCCgccaccgccaccaccaccacctcaaCCAAAGCCTCCCTCATTCCTCCTAAAGCCGTCTCCTTCCTCTCTCGCCCCCTCAAACATTCCCTCCCTCGCCACTTTTCTAAGCCTCTCACTCTTTCCTTCACCAAATCCGCACCCACTACCGCCGCCATTTCTCTAGGTGATAAGCTCCCCGACGCCACTCTCTCTTACTTCGACCCCGCCGGCGAACTCCAGACCACCACCATCTCCTCCCTCACAGCCGGCAAAAAGGCCATCCTTTTCGCCGTTCCCGGCGCTTTTACGCCCACCTGCTCTCAAAAGCATCTCCCGGGCTTCGTCGAGAAGTCCGCCGAGCTCAAGGCCAAAGGCGTGGATACCATCGCCTGCATTTCTGTAAACGATGCTTTTGTTATGAGGGCGTGGAAGGAGAATCTTGGAATTAAAGATGAGGTGCTTTTGTTGTCTGATGGGAATGGCCAGTTCACTAAAGCAATTGGGTGTGAGTTGGATTTGAGTGATAAACCTGTAGGCTTGGGGATTCGGTCAAGAAGGTACGCGATTTTGGCTGAGGACGGCATCGTTAAGGTGCTAAATTTGGAGGAGGGCGGCGAGTTTACCTTAAGTGGAGCAGAAGATATGCTCAAAGTGCTCTAA